The Daphnia magna isolate NIES linkage group LG6, ASM2063170v1.1, whole genome shotgun sequence genome segment ATAGTAAGGCAATTGAAACTGGATTTTTGCCTTCGATGCTTCTGTATGGTATATAcactcgaaaagaaaaagaaaaaagaaaaaagcgttGGGAATTAGTTTCTGGTTTTTCGGCGTGCGGACATGCGTTGAACGCGTGTTTCACGTTTCTGCGGGCGACTAGACGTCGGTTGCCAAAGGTGGAACTGCCCAATCGCCCTTGATAAATAGCGCCAAACAAAAGGGCAGCCGTGTGTGcgcttttcattttcaaactaTACAAAATATAGCCTATAAGACATTCCAAAACCTCTATAGAATCAGCGCAGTCATACTCTATGATCAATGATTGCAACTCTATTTCCATCTCGTTTTGCTGATAATGGTCGATACGCTAGTAAAAACTgatcgttattttttttttgttggtcgcCATTCCTGCGGCCATTTTTTCTGCAGATTTTATAGCCGTGTTGTCACGTTGGACGAAATAAAGCGCCCCCGAAGGAACGAACACATTTTGACAGCACTTTGCGAAGTTGACAAACTCCcccacccccccaaaaaaataaaattaaacataGTAAAGAAATGGGTTAAGGATAAGGTAATTAGGCCCGGGGTTGCTGCCCATTCCTCTACGGTTATatgaaaaggtaaaaaaaaaattagggaaCGGTTCAAACGCAAATTTGCGTTTGGCAAAAGCTGATAGAGTGAAAGTGGTGCGATCCTCGGTGCCTTAGGCAaacaattttgtatttttagttatctttttctttgtgtgtgtgtgtgtctggaGAAGGAGAGGACTTGTTTCTTGACCATTTAGAATTTAAGAGAAACAAAAGGTATTTAAAAGTCTGGATAGTCCTAatagtttattttctttcatttccagTTTTTCAATTCGTGAATTGCAAGAGATTGCATTTCCTGTTTTTTAagatatataaaaaaaaaaaaattttgttatcgtctgaaaaaaaaaatagtccgGAACTCTTGCCGTAAACCTTGATGGCCTAAACCAGTAAGGCTCGTAAGGCGTTTGAAAATAGCTTTCATTTagcccacaaaaaaaaaaaaaatgcactttGGCCACATATTCTTAAGCTTTTGGCAATCAAATCCGGTTTTTTTCGAGTGTGTAGCCAAAAAACACAAAGTGAAGGTTGAAACAAGTTTGAGTTTTGCTCCGCCAGCATTAACTTAGTCCTTTACgagcatttttgttttcaactcTCTCCTTGATGTTGATGGcatgtaattttttaacgCAAATTCATTGAACTACTAAATCCTTGAATTCAAAATGCTTTGCCATTTGTTGGCAGTTGTTGATCGTTTtgattattataatttttttctttttttttatagaaccGAAGGGAAATTTTTCGTGTGATGGTTTCACCGTCAGGAATAAGAACGACATTGTCACGAATCATCAGACAAATTTTCATCGTCGTTCCAACAGAGTAAttacacaacaaaaacaaaagggtaaaattgaaagaaaaaaaaagacctcTGAATGGacataaaaattattattataaagATAATTTTCACTTTCGAAGCGCTGTAGCTTCACTTCCGTACTCAACAATACCTCGTGTATCATGATCGAGCAATTTCTAGAAGACAACTATAATTGCTGCTACGCGCCGTCGTGTGACCAGCAAAAGAGATAACAATGTTCCATTAGACACTGAAAATCATGTCACAattatagtaaactgcatgacaCATGACGGTGAAGTAATATAAAACGATATTGCAGAAGAAACCTTACCGGACTGACGAAAAAAAGTAATGAAACGAACAACAACCTGTCAGGAGGAAATGACGTGTTGGTATAACGTGCACAGATAACCGGACTGATAAATGTCAGATTACGCATATCCCAGCTGTTATGGTTATAAAATGTAATTCGTTGTTGTCTTCAGTGTTACAGTGTTTTCCTTTGCAGCTTCCCAAGTTTGTGACAACATCAACATTATGCGTATCGACTTGATTCTAGCCACGACTATATGCTTTGCTGTCGTGTTCGGCAGTGCGGGAGCGGTCAATCAACGTAAGTGTAGTCATGCTATtgctactactactactataCTCTATTAAGTTCCCTTGGGCAACATTTTCGTATTGTCAAATTATTCAAGCCTTCGGCTTTTAACTTGCACGCCATTGGTTGAATTTCCCGGTTTGGTTCCTCATTGAAAATTTCTCTCTCGTCCTTGATGTTTTTTCTGAAACCAGATATTATTGGTTATTCAGGTCATTTACACTGGCCATGTAAATTCTTTTGCTTCAAACCTGtttcgacatttttttttaaatacgaaACGCAGataagaaaattgaaaaaacacCTGGCGTGGCATTTTGGAGATAACCTATCTTGATTTAATGTGATTTTTTACCTTTTGAAGCCATCTGTCGTCAGAAAGATAATCTATCTTTGCTtcttttcgaataaaatttgcTTTTTGACATTTGGAAGCCATCTAGCTTCGTAAATCTAAACTGTTTGACTCTTATTCACTTTCGTGAAATTGCTTAATGTAAACCACAGTTGCCTAACGTCACACGTTCATTGCTAACAGATTGGTCCGCTCGGAGTGTGCGAACGGCCATCCAGGTTGGCATTCATCGAGCACTGGAACAACAGGTACATCTTCCAGGCACAATTCGTTCCGAAATAGAAGACGTCATCGTTGATCGCTTGGCAGATCACTTGCTCAAGCAGATCACCCAAATAAATGAGATCACACGAGAATCATACACAATTGCCAAAGATTTCATCGATTCAGCCGTTAAATCATCATCTAgaaggtaaaataaaaagcttgACATAACATCGTTTAGATTCCAATCACATTCTTCCCTGATTATAAACAGAACTCGCTGGCCCAATGAACAAACAATCCATTACTTGGAAGCCGAAGTGGCCGAAGCCGAGCAAAAAATATCAGCTTTGCATCCATCCACCGGATTAATGATGTCAATCGATTCTAATGCCAGAATGTCGGCTCTCAATCTCGAGCAAATCATTGCTGATGTCATTAGCGAACTAATGAAGGACGAAGCTTTCGTGCACATCATCGAGTGGCTCTCCACGCTACCTAGCGTCCTCCACGGCGTAATAAGAATTCGTGGAATTTCCTTCAATGACGAAGGAAAGTCTTTTTAACACTCCTCATTTTTGCCTTTCCGATTCTAGATTGCAGATGAATTTTTAGCCAACAAAACTTTCCAAGAAATTTTCGCCATGTTAGGCAGTCGTTCAGAGGCGGTGCAAGGAATGTTGGTACAAGGTGTTGTTGTACAAGACCTTCCGGCCGTCAACACCGTAACAGGAAACACTGCAGGAAAACCCTCCGGCTCGGAATCCGTCCTCGGACTTGTCGGAGCTGGTTTGAGGGAAGCTCAATTCATTTTGAAAGTTGTTGCCAAAACCTATCACCTGGTAATTTctggattaaaaaaaaaaattatgtcgTTAATCGAAAGTTTAATTTGCTTggttcatttcttttattttcagattGTTGAAGAGCAAGTGAAAAAACTGGACAAGCAAATGGTCGATTACCGACAACAAATGCCTTTTATTCCTGAAGAAGTAATGATGTACATTCAAACGTCTGCTATGCACATGGTGAGATTTAAATCCGAGTAGATTTCAACATCTAATGCACTTCCTTCTGTTGGACGAGTCTTAtaaaatccccccccccctccctcgtCGCACAAAAGGTTTCACATTATTCAAAAGCTAGGTAATCTTACAGGCATAACAATACAAGAAATAATTTTATCTGTGGATAATTGGTTCCATGTTCTCAAGAAACGTCGATTGTTGGTTGCATAGTTATCAAAAGGACtaaagattttgaaaatgcAAACCGTTGTGGCTGTAAGATGATATTGATGGACCTTTGGGTGCTCTTCAATGAATAGCATTCCAATAATTACTGCCTTGCAAGACGTTCGAGGTCTGAACAGTCTTGAGGAAAAAATAGTGTGTGTACGTCTACTGAAACGGAAACGCATCCAAAATAGCCGTTTATCCGATAAGACcgcggttccttttttttctttttttctcgccCAACCTGCGCAAGATAAAAAGGATAGAAACCACTCTTCACTgatgaatagaaaaaaaagtttttgtttcgttttttgaagaaaaaaataagaactAGTTCGAAGTTATAGGAATGCGGGCAGAGAGATACGCAGCGCTGGAAATATCTCTATGGCAATTATTTATGGTAATTATTTAGTGCTATTTTTCGTCCTCTCATCCTCAAGTCATCAATCAATCAACCCTGTAACCCAGCTATACAATCAATTCCTTAGCTATTGCTATTTCTATATGCTATTTCTAAAAGTTAAAGCTATTTGCTAAAGCTATTTACTTCCGCTACCCCTCCCAGCTGTGCTGCCATCTGCTGCGTTAGACGATACAAACAGTCTCATGGATTACACAGATCAGCGTCTCTTGTCCAATATAGACAGTTGAGCACGAGCGCCACCAACGCACTCTAAATCAAACCAGAgtcagagtcatctatcgagagaaactgagttattcaacggccattgtcaGTGGTTTCTTTTCAAGCTTAAATTTTTCTGGTGTCGTCTGCTCGTCGTTTCCcttatcactgttgtgattggctgttgaagttttcaaaaatgtttccTGATTGGTTGCATTcatcacacacccgctggaggctctgactgctatttcctaaattagacacaacgacagacgattccccccatgtcgtgaaccaaccagggtacATAGGGCATACATGAGTGATGAGTCATAAATGAACCCGCACAGAGTAACAAAAGAAGTTAGATAGATAGACTTTTCCAAAATCATATAAAGAACTTTTCCTATTTTCAAGTGGCGTGTTTAATGAAAAGCCTTTAATGTTTCTCAAGTTGATTTGGGATAAAGAGAGGTATTTTATTGACGTCTATCggttcaattttaaaaaaccatgTCCTGGATGGGATAAAGGGAATCCCAACAAAGATGGAGATCCCTCTTGTTAACCGGAAAAGCATGCTAATTTAGTTCTCACAGAGGTTGACAGAAGATATTGGTTTTGTACTTTGTACCTGAACCAGATCACTTGTTTAGATTTACCAACTTGTTCATGGACAGGAACCAATAGCCTTTAAAGTATTTTGATTAACCtgcaaacaatttttgttCAGTTGGTTATGGCAGGCTTGGTAATGTCTACttgttgtatttttattaGGTTGTTGACTATGCGATGTTGACCGGCTATCTGTAGGTAGAATCTACTTGACCATGCTTAAATTTGACAAATATCCTGAGACTGAGAAAACACAAGTGAggaaatttagaaaaaatgaTCTGTTAGGTAATTAATAGGTAAAATGGCACAATAGAAACATTCATCTATGGATAAAATCAGGCAATTGAGCTTATGAAAACTTATCCACTGAAAAAAACAGGCAATCCAGGAATAAATAAGtcaaatggaaaacaaaagtttGGTAGCTGAAGTACAAACCAATAAAGGAAGGAACATGaccaagaaagaaagacatCATATTCTAAATGATAGCCATAGATGTTTGTGGTTACAAAGTGTATTCTTCCAATTGTTACTatactttttcatttacagGTCAACTGCAGGAGCTTCTTATTCATCACTGTAAGAACTAAAGTAAACGTGAAATTGTGCtgctttaaaaaaggaaagtttTCTAGGCAATCAagttgaaattgaaaaatgttttgctGACGTATCAAAAGCTATGTGGTATGGCCAACACCATGCATTCCCTCCGATGACGTCAAGGCATACTGTTTACTTGCATAGAAAAGGATAGGTTTTTAAACTTATCTATGAATAcatatcaaatatttttgtttggttgCAAGTCGGCCACAGTTTTCAGAATACCAGCAACAAGATTCACAGGAACTACCCACCTTTCTTCTTGACAGCTTGTGCGCAAAGATTTGAATCGTATTGGAAGAAGTCCTCCATGAAACTCAAAGACGCCGATGAAAGCAGTAGCATATTGTTTCCTAGGGTACCACGtaacatttgattttcatttttaggaAATAGTACGTGAACGTTTGGAAAATTATCGTTAATGGAACTATTCTTTAATAATAGATATCTACCATAAAATGTTGAAGTTAATCTTGGTGTGTTCGGAATGCACGAGCATTGTCATGTATGCTAAGTTGTACTTAACGTCATGGATTTACTCAATTATTCGCAAATTCAATATGCATGTTTTGAACAtcaatttatatattttgCCCATTCAGGTATGAGCTACCAGAAAGACTCAGTATACCGGACACTAGCTGTTAAAGTGGGTAcccaaaagaagagaaaacaacGAATAATCACGGCAACCATTTCATATTCAGTGTTTGGGAAGACGAGGCTCAGTATATGGGCTCCATAGTCCAAATCAGCCCTCACCATCGTGAGAACCCCGTTCATCATTAATTTGTCCCTTTTtgttaacgtttttttttgtgctagTCTAATTCAAACTATGGCCATTGTTGAGTGCCATTTTTCGTCCCCTCATCCACATGTTATTAGTCGCCCAACCCTGGTCTAACCCAGTTATATAATCACTTAATCAGTCCTCCAGCTTTactattttcattttcccatGTTATTTCTAAAAGTTAAAACTATTTGCTAAAGCTGTTTGCTATTGCAATCAGGTATTTTCTTGCGCCTATTACCGAACGATATGCCGCCCAGCATCTGACATCTAGTGGCAGATGATAGAAACAGTTTACAGACTATAGAGATCAGCGTCAAATTTTATAGACAGTTTACGATGTCATCTAGTGGTCAAAGTTGTGGACCACCGGAGGGATTTAAATAGACCTCGCcctcaaagaaaaagaaggaggagTCTGCTAAATATTGTATTCGTCGATCGATTATTATGCCGTTGCAACCAGCACCTCCAGCAGTTTCACCAACTATTTTGTTTGAGGGTAGTACATAGCAGCGAAAATGGAGGTCTTCAGAAATGGAAATTTCTCTGCTGATTCCCTGGTATTCGAAGTaactttcttcgttttcgcCGTAAATTTCTTCATGCAACACTATATTTACATTGTTGCTTAAAATCTTTCAAAATCTTGTAAGTAGCTTGGAGGAAACCTGATCTGGTAGACATCGCACCACGCTTTGGAATATTGGAAACAATTTAATTGAGAGCATCGCGTTAATTTTGGTTTGATTACCaggttttatttatttttgtctcTAACATGCACTTTGTTTTTgctaaaaaatttaaagttaAAGAAGGCAGTTCTTCCCTGTATTATTTATCacaatgaaatttttgaaacttttacaGATATTATTAGGCATCACAACGATTTCCCACTAAATGTGTATATttgtctaatttttttttttttcaggcaTTTGGGATGTTTTAATATGGTGTGTTGGCAAGGACATCTACATTCTGTGCTAGTGAGTGATGCCTCAAGAAGCCTGTCTTTTTTCACGAAGAAGTTGAGCTTTAAATATCGGCAAGACTCCTTTGGTTCAAATAATAAGGGTATAATATGAGTATgcaattttgattttcattatATAGAAATTACAAAACCCACCATTGAAATaatgtttgatttgtttttaaatgtatgTGTAACAACCAATGGTCAATGGACAATGATTTTTACATGCGTCATTATGAGATTTTCCAGGCAGAATTTCTAGCAATTCAGCATTTGGTAATGTCCTTACTATTTTATTTAGTTAATTTTAGATGACATGCTGTATGTTTtatcaattaaaatttttaattcttctaaTAGATTAACACAACTGTGAGCAAGGAATCAGCCTAGAGATTGAGAGCCTCAGCCTATTAAACTAGCCCATATTCCAGTTGTAGCACAAAATTTGTACAATCGGGATTTTTCCGAAATACCTAAGAAAGTCAAGTAAATAAAGTTAAGTACGAGGCCTAAGTTAACGTCACGACAAAAGGTAAATGTCAAAAAGCAAGTCTTgaagtttttacctctattgAAGAATTGGGATTGCCtgttagtattttttttaaatatttttttgtaagtTTCTAACATTTTTGCAATCTTTAGGTGTTTTACAAGTGAAGAGCGTTTACGAGCAACCGAAAATTTGTTATCACTTCATGAAATCATCCATTTAAAGCGTTTTCTTACACATTGATGATGCAAGATAAGCTTCTCGCATTCGCTGAATTCCTTCCCCGCTGATTAAATATGACATATTTAATTGATCCAAATCTAACTGGTGGGAATTGATGATGGAAATTTAACATTTATATATTCCTTTGCTAGTTCTGTCTTCTATCAGTCATAGAACGTTCTATGACTGCTTCTATCAGCTTCTATGCAGGGAATAACCAATTAATTATCGGCGCTTTGTAAGATACGGCAATGATGCACGGTCTTCCGGTCCATCAGCTGAGAGCCAAACCACATCGGATTTCGGAGCTATATTCATCATCCAAGAATTATCACCTTGCTCTTGGACAGGAACCCAAAGCCTGAAcagtattttttattaatattaaTGCTATATAAATTAATGTCCTAGTCTTACATTGTATAGGTATTAAGGCTGGAATGTTAAGTACTCATCCGTGGGTGGAAATCTAATTGACAAATGTTCAAATTGGCCAAATATCTTGAGACAGAAAAACATAGCACAAGTTTTGCAAAAAGGTATGTTAGATAAATGGAAAGAGGGTATTATAAAATCAATTCACTAAATAGTTAAATATGTTTTAGGAAAAAGAAGCTTCTGGCAAGACTGTTCAACAAAAAAGTCTGGATTAGTTAGAACCAAAGTTCAGGGTGAAACTAAGTGTAACTTTCACTTCAGAAAGTTAAAACCTGAAGTACCCCCAAATTATTTTATCGTTTTCTTTAAGTAAATTGAAACATAAATTGATAAtactcttttgtttttgccacCAATTAATCTTGTTCTTTAGGGTACCCTATGTTGAAATGTCGAATTTGCTGATGAAACATCCCCTTAAAGGTAATTACATTAAGGTGTTACCTGCATTATGGCATTCCAGTAAGATCTTTACTCGTTTTGCTATTTTCCCCAACAAACTTccataaagatgaagtaagagcCTTAGGTCGCAAGCTCGGTCTGCTCACAGAATTACTAGAACGTCATATTCGTGGTAATAAACTTAAAACGTCTgcaatattaaatttttcactATTCAAAGGAAAGCTGCAAACATATTTTcagcattgtaaaaaaaaaaaggcgttcATTCCCTTCAACCAATTGTTAACTCACgagggtaaataaataaaaaatgttcgCTTAAAATCAATACTATTTTCAAAaggatttttgaatttttagtcTCGTAGGAATCTCCCTTACGCCACTTTAATTGTAGCTGACAGTGACTGTTATTATGGCCCAATTAGCCCATGGTTATCAAGAGCTGTCCTCTTGGTTCTCCGACCTAGAAACTTCCATCGTCAAAAGATTCCAGGTTTGTTATGGTCGTAGAACAGCAGACGACGGAGGTGAGGAAGTAACggaaacaaataagaaattcaTATATTTCGTTTGAAGTACGTACTACTCGATTTGAACAGTTGGCGGCGGAATTTTACCATCGGGCAGAACCCAAACGGTCGAAGCATTGAAAATGTCGGACCTCTGTTGATGAATTTTCACCAGAGAGTCTAACCACATTGGATTTAGGAGCTATTTTCATCATCCAGGAATTATCACGTTGCTCTTGGACAGGAACCCAAAACCTGAACagtattttttattcaatctTAATGCTATATAAATTAATGTCCTAGTCTTACATTGTTTAGGTTTTAAGGCTGTGGAATGTTGAGTACTCATCTGTGGGTGGAAATCTTATTGACAAATGTTGCCAAATATCAATTGAGACAGAAAAAACATAGCACAAGTTTTGCATAAAGGTATGGTAGATAAATAGAAAGAGGCTATTATAAAAATCAATTAACCCAATAGTTAAATATGTTTTAGGAAACAGGAGCTTCTGATAAGACTGTTCGACAAAAGAGTCTGGATTAGTTAGAACCACAGTTTAGGGTGAAACTAAATGTAACTTTTACTTCAGAAAGTTAAAACCTGGAGTACcaccaaattattttattgttttctattagtaaattgaaacataaattcattacttttttttttttgccacccATTAATC includes the following:
- the LOC116924363 gene encoding uncharacterized protein LOC116924363, encoding MRIDLILATTICFAVVFGSAGAVNQHWSARSVRTAIQVGIHRALEQQVHLPGTIRSEIEDVIVDRLADHLLKQITQINEITRESYTIAKDFIDSAVKSSSRRTRWPNEQTIHYLEAEVAEAEQKISALHPSTGLMMSIDSNARMSALNLEQIIADVISELMKDEAFVHIIEWLSTLPSVLHGIADEFLANKTFQEIFAMLGSRSEAVQGMLVQGVVVQDLPAVNTVTGNTAGKPSGSESVLGLVGAGLREAQFILKVVAKTYHLIVEEQVKKLDKQMVDYRQQMPFIPEEVMMYIQTSAMHMVRFKSE